A genomic region of Runella rosea contains the following coding sequences:
- a CDS encoding glycosyltransferase family 2 protein, translating into MPGEALDISVVIPLFNEEESLPELTAWIGRVMEEHQFSYEVLLVDDGSTDDSWKVIQKLAVSDPHIKGVRFNRNYGKTPALQTGFQLVRGSVVITMDADLQDSPDEIPELYRMITEDGFDLVSGWKQKRYDPISKTLPTKLFNAVTRSISGVHLHDFNCGLKAYKQRVVKNITLYGEMHRYIPVVAKWNGFRKIGEKVVQHQARKYGSTKFGLERFVNGFLDLLSITFVHRFSKAPMHFFGLWGTLSFLLGFVITFGLIIKKLYLIFTHAPFRNVTENPLFYMALVAIVIGFQLFLAGFLGEMMVKQHTVKQADYLVVEKIGV; encoded by the coding sequence ATGCCCGGCGAAGCCCTTGATATATCAGTCGTTATTCCGCTCTTCAATGAGGAGGAATCGTTACCCGAATTGACCGCTTGGATTGGGCGGGTCATGGAAGAGCATCAGTTCAGTTATGAGGTACTGTTGGTCGACGACGGCAGTACCGATGATTCTTGGAAAGTGATTCAGAAACTGGCCGTCAGCGACCCGCATATCAAAGGAGTGCGCTTCAACCGAAATTATGGTAAAACCCCCGCCTTACAAACGGGTTTTCAGCTTGTGCGCGGCAGTGTGGTTATTACGATGGATGCCGACTTGCAAGACAGCCCCGACGAAATCCCTGAGTTGTACCGCATGATTACCGAAGATGGTTTTGACTTGGTGTCGGGCTGGAAACAAAAACGCTATGATCCAATTTCAAAAACCCTGCCCACCAAGTTGTTTAACGCCGTAACCCGCAGCATATCAGGGGTCCATCTCCATGATTTTAACTGCGGACTGAAAGCCTACAAGCAGCGCGTGGTCAAAAACATCACGCTTTACGGCGAGATGCACCGCTATATTCCAGTGGTTGCCAAGTGGAATGGTTTCCGTAAGATTGGTGAAAAAGTAGTGCAGCATCAGGCGCGCAAATACGGCAGCACCAAGTTTGGTCTGGAGCGCTTTGTGAATGGTTTTCTGGATTTGCTTTCTATCACGTTTGTACATCGTTTTAGCAAAGCGCCCATGCACTTTTTCGGGCTGTGGGGTACGCTCTCATTTTTGCTGGGGTTTGTTATCACTTTTGGGTTGATTATCAAAAAACTCTACCTGATTTTTACCCACGCGCCTTTCCGCAATGTGACCGAAAATCCGCTGTTTTACATGGCCTTGGTCGCCATCGTCATCGGATTTCAGCTGTTTTTAGCGGGATTTTTGGGGGAAATGATGGTGAAACAACACACGGTCAAGCAGGCCGATTATTTGGTTGTGGAGAAGATAGGGGTGTAG
- a CDS encoding Crp/Fnr family transcriptional regulator codes for MRQKLINYFAEISSLSHDELAEVMEQLDFRSFEKGTVLIHEGQVHTKCYYIIEGLVRQYSLEDGLEKSIGFFTEYQTVMSIPSITEQKPSKYYFVCLEPVTCIVGDPAEEQEMYAKYPKLETLTRFMIEQDFGQTQEDFANFVTSSPEKRYLNLLQNRPDLLQRVPQHQLASYLGIKPESLSRIRKRITKK; via the coding sequence ATGCGACAAAAACTAATCAATTACTTCGCCGAAATATCCTCTCTGAGCCACGATGAACTGGCTGAAGTCATGGAACAGCTTGACTTTAGATCGTTTGAAAAAGGTACGGTTTTGATCCACGAGGGACAGGTTCACACCAAGTGTTACTACATTATTGAAGGGCTTGTAAGACAATACAGTTTGGAAGATGGCTTAGAGAAATCGATTGGTTTTTTTACTGAATATCAAACTGTTATGTCGATACCAAGCATCACTGAGCAAAAGCCCTCAAAATATTATTTTGTTTGTTTAGAGCCTGTTACCTGTATCGTAGGCGACCCCGCCGAAGAGCAAGAGATGTATGCCAAATATCCGAAATTAGAAACCCTTACTCGCTTTATGATAGAGCAGGATTTTGGACAAACCCAGGAAGATTTTGCCAATTTTGTAACGTCATCTCCCGAAAAACGCTATTTGAATTTACTGCAAAATCGCCCAGATTTGCTGCAAAGAGTGCCGCAGCATCAACTTGCGAGTTATCTGGGTATAAAGCCCGAGTCATTAAGTCGAATCAGAAAAAGGATTACTAAGAAGTAA
- a CDS encoding amidohydrolase family protein: MRTSFLFLFIVSLLASCTTIMAQELVNNSQREIVFKSVNVIPMDQERVMENQTVIIKNGRITALGDAAKVKVSKGALVIDAKGKYLTPGWAEIHAHVPQTDDFEPMKEVLMLYLANGITTIRGMLGHQKHLELRSKINDGSILGPHFYTTGPSFNGQTVKTAERGAEMVREQKAAGYDFLKLHPGLTKETFPAIAKTAKEVGIPFVGHVSFNVGVWRAIDAKYSTIDHLDGFIEALTPGIDTLVEQEAGLFGAWIADRADASLIPKLMEGLRNNHIRVVPTQALAERWQSPLPAEAFTTAPEMKYMKPEQVQSWANTKNTYNNNPNFSKERAEKLIQIRRKLLYECQKNGVEILLGSDAPQIFNVPGFSIHHEMKYLVDAGLTPYETLRTGTVNVASYLNKSDSGIIKTGNVSDLVLLSGNPLKDINQTRQIEGVMIGTNWLSKAYLEKELKKLEKK; this comes from the coding sequence ATGCGAACCTCCTTTCTTTTCCTGTTTATTGTCTCGCTTTTGGCTTCCTGCACCACAATTATGGCGCAAGAGCTGGTCAATAATAGTCAGCGCGAAATCGTTTTCAAATCCGTTAACGTCATCCCAATGGATCAAGAACGGGTCATGGAAAATCAAACGGTTATTATCAAAAATGGGCGAATTACGGCATTGGGCGACGCGGCAAAGGTGAAAGTCAGTAAAGGTGCCTTAGTCATTGATGCAAAAGGAAAATACCTAACCCCCGGTTGGGCTGAAATCCACGCCCACGTTCCTCAAACGGACGATTTTGAACCCATGAAAGAGGTGTTGATGCTTTATCTGGCGAATGGAATCACCACCATTCGAGGGATGCTCGGTCACCAAAAACACCTGGAGTTACGGAGTAAAATCAACGATGGAAGTATTCTTGGGCCTCATTTTTACACAACGGGTCCCTCATTCAACGGACAGACCGTAAAAACTGCCGAACGAGGTGCAGAAATGGTACGGGAGCAGAAAGCCGCTGGGTACGATTTTCTGAAATTACACCCAGGACTCACAAAAGAAACTTTTCCTGCCATTGCTAAAACTGCCAAGGAAGTTGGTATTCCATTTGTGGGACACGTTTCATTTAATGTGGGCGTTTGGCGGGCTATTGATGCAAAGTATTCGACCATTGATCATTTGGATGGTTTTATTGAAGCCCTCACCCCAGGAATTGATACGCTGGTCGAACAAGAAGCGGGTTTGTTTGGGGCTTGGATTGCCGATCGGGCAGACGCTTCTCTCATTCCAAAACTAATGGAGGGCCTTCGCAACAACCACATACGGGTTGTGCCTACGCAGGCGTTGGCCGAGCGGTGGCAGTCGCCACTTCCTGCGGAGGCGTTTACTACTGCTCCAGAAATGAAGTACATGAAACCCGAACAGGTGCAGAGTTGGGCAAATACGAAAAATACCTATAACAACAACCCTAACTTCTCGAAAGAACGAGCCGAAAAACTGATACAAATTCGCCGAAAGCTGCTCTACGAATGTCAGAAAAATGGGGTGGAGATTTTGTTAGGTTCCGATGCTCCCCAAATATTCAATGTACCAGGTTTTTCCATTCACCACGAAATGAAATACCTCGTGGATGCTGGACTGACGCCGTATGAGACTTTGCGTACTGGAACTGTCAATGTAGCTTCTTATTTGAACAAATCAGATTCGGGCATTATCAAGACTGGAAATGTATCGGATTTGGTCCTGCTAAGTGGCAATCCCCTGAAAGACATCAATCAGACCCGACAGATTGAAGGTGTAATGATTGGTACAAACTGGCTTTCAAAAGCCTACCTCGAAAAGGAACTGAAAAAGTTAGAGAAAAAGTAA
- a CDS encoding Crp/Fnr family transcriptional regulator yields MREKIVHYFSKITPLSEEEESAIKSSAMIKNYAKGAVLVHEGQFSKETFFVLKGLIRQYNLAEGEEKTTAFFTEEQWVIALNNLEGDKPSAYYWVCEEDSVLMLGNDDSAQKIFNQFPRLESIARKIVENTFAEYQQTITTYMTDTPERRYLRLLESRPDLIQRIPQYQLASYIGVKPESLSRIRKRLMKKP; encoded by the coding sequence ATGAGAGAAAAAATCGTACACTATTTTTCTAAAATAACGCCGCTTTCGGAGGAAGAAGAAAGCGCCATTAAGAGCAGTGCCATGATAAAAAACTACGCAAAAGGCGCTGTTTTAGTACATGAGGGACAGTTTTCCAAAGAAACCTTTTTTGTACTTAAAGGACTCATCAGGCAGTATAATTTGGCAGAGGGAGAGGAAAAAACAACGGCATTCTTCACCGAAGAGCAATGGGTAATAGCACTCAACAATCTTGAGGGAGACAAACCCTCGGCCTATTATTGGGTTTGTGAAGAAGACTCAGTTTTGATGTTGGGCAATGATGATTCGGCTCAGAAAATATTCAATCAATTTCCTCGATTAGAGTCAATTGCTCGAAAAATAGTGGAAAACACCTTTGCCGAATATCAGCAAACGATCACGACTTACATGACCGATACACCAGAACGGCGATACTTACGGCTGTTGGAATCTCGCCCCGACCTCATTCAACGCATTCCGCAGTATCAATTAGCAAGCTACATCGGGGTAAAGCCCGAATCCTTGAGCAGAATCAGGAAGCGGCTGATGAAAAAGCCTTAA
- a CDS encoding alpha/beta fold hydrolase produces MKKLLTVILALMLFACAEENTIKAAQSIAEAKYLDINGTKQFVMIRGENDRNPVLLHLHGGPGVSELGGLRKYNKDLEKDFVVVYWDQRNAGKSYVENFPKAEIKVSNYIEDVNTLAKYLKNRLNVSKLFLVGHSWGSRLGMYAVQKYPEHFSAFVGTGQEVAAADGELQSYQYTLAKAKEFKVDSLVQQLEFIGEPKGGDFRTMYAFPEAFSLQKYILLELNRKMYDGFTIEKLYANFQESDEYTAKEKETYLTGANFTNEHIVNDADYNNFDLRKQVSEVKIPVFFIAGKFDYINPTPLAKQYFDVLKAPKKEFILYENSGHDPAWEEAQRYNAELVRIYKVVK; encoded by the coding sequence ATGAAAAAGCTATTAACCGTAATTCTAGCACTAATGCTGTTTGCCTGCGCCGAAGAAAACACCATCAAAGCTGCCCAAAGTATTGCTGAGGCGAAGTATTTGGACATCAACGGTACGAAACAATTTGTAATGATTCGGGGTGAAAATGACCGCAATCCAGTTTTGTTGCATTTGCACGGCGGGCCTGGGGTATCAGAGCTCGGTGGACTCAGAAAGTACAATAAAGACCTCGAAAAAGACTTTGTGGTGGTCTATTGGGATCAACGCAATGCGGGAAAATCGTACGTTGAAAACTTTCCGAAAGCTGAAATCAAAGTAAGTAACTACATTGAAGACGTAAACACTTTAGCTAAGTATCTCAAAAACAGACTCAACGTAAGCAAACTGTTTTTGGTGGGACATTCGTGGGGATCGCGCTTGGGAATGTACGCCGTTCAGAAATACCCCGAGCATTTCAGTGCTTTTGTGGGTACGGGGCAGGAAGTGGCCGCAGCCGATGGCGAGCTGCAATCGTATCAATATACGCTCGCGAAGGCGAAAGAGTTTAAGGTTGATTCGCTTGTTCAGCAACTCGAATTTATCGGTGAACCAAAAGGGGGTGATTTCAGAACGATGTATGCCTTTCCGGAGGCGTTTTCATTACAGAAATACATTCTTTTAGAGTTGAACCGAAAAATGTATGATGGGTTTACGATTGAGAAATTATACGCCAATTTTCAGGAATCGGATGAATACACCGCCAAAGAAAAAGAAACGTATTTAACAGGTGCCAATTTTACCAACGAACACATCGTAAACGACGCTGATTATAACAATTTTGACCTCAGAAAACAGGTTTCGGAAGTAAAAATACCCGTTTTTTTCATTGCAGGTAAGTTCGATTATATCAATCCTACACCTTTGGCAAAGCAGTATTTTGACGTATTGAAAGCTCCAAAAAAAGAATTTATTCTTTACGAAAATTCAGGCCACGACCCCGCTTGGGAAGAAGCTCAACGCTATAATGCTGAGTTGGTGAGGATTTACAAAGTAGTGAAGTAA
- a CDS encoding M1 family metallopeptidase, translating into MVKNLSILFILLFVTHHSFAKGYTPTDTLRKAPLWAAKKGPYRPTRALKNDILHTQLEMRFDWLRQHALGSATITFKPYFYPQKTLELDAKGFDIKGIFQLDTLTRIDSTTKQVVTEYINDPLEYTYDKRLLTIKLRRTYSRFDTLHVLIDYVAKPNELPVGVAGPKGDKGLYFINADGMDEGKPQQIWTQGETEYNSCWMPTVDSPNEKMTQDFRLTVENRFKTLSNGKLVESRINSDSTRTDRWVQRLPHAPYLAAFVVGDFAVARDTVRPGLELSYYVEPQYAPYAKAIFGRTREMIQFFEEKFGVEFQWEKYAQIAVRDFVAGAMENTSMTVHAENVQNDSRALLDGNSDDVIAHELMHHWFGNLVTCESWVHLPLNEAYANYSEYLWNEHKKGAEEADLWGHGELQQYLGESEQKQEPLIRYNYTDMEDMFDNHSYAKGGRVLHMLRKYVGDEAFFTASRNYLIRHGYGTAEINDLREAFEDVTGEDLNWFFNQWFLSPGHANLKVEKTWNDGKVTLKVSQLQDSTYTPIYRLPLKVDVWVNGQKNTHEIVVNRARQTFEFPAAQRPDLVDFDVEKQLLGEVDYEKTKPELIFQYGHCDKYLARYEAITRLEGQMIDSTVRHVMMSAMNDKFWKIRQLAISNFSEYDGLQFNEVERIIQSKARVDAHPRVRMEAVITLGSFGDNSNDPLFREALNDSSYQVVSAALDAYLIGKPDDAADVALRFENAPNSEIVTAVANYYAGLAKPDQYEWFMQKMSKLKSAEIYNFLQVFGKYLIRSNADVQRKALPMLETTARNHPAYFVRFGAYQVLGLLTDIEGVKAMRKDIRNAERDPQLKNMYGQVGDF; encoded by the coding sequence ATGGTAAAAAATCTTTCTATACTTTTCATTTTACTTTTTGTCACTCATCACTCGTTTGCCAAAGGTTATACTCCCACCGACACCCTTCGTAAAGCCCCCCTTTGGGCGGCAAAAAAAGGGCCGTACCGCCCCACCCGTGCGCTTAAAAATGACATTCTGCACACCCAATTAGAGATGCGCTTTGACTGGCTCCGTCAGCACGCACTTGGCTCGGCAACCATTACATTCAAGCCTTATTTTTATCCCCAAAAAACGCTAGAATTAGACGCAAAAGGCTTCGATATTAAAGGGATATTTCAGCTTGATACCCTCACAAGGATAGATTCAACGACCAAACAAGTCGTTACAGAATACATCAATGATCCCCTCGAATATACCTACGACAAACGTCTGCTTACCATCAAACTTCGGCGCACCTACAGCCGCTTTGATACGCTGCACGTATTGATTGACTACGTGGCAAAACCCAACGAACTGCCCGTCGGAGTAGCAGGGCCCAAAGGGGACAAAGGGCTTTATTTTATCAATGCCGACGGCATGGACGAAGGTAAACCGCAGCAAATCTGGACGCAGGGCGAAACAGAATATAACTCCTGCTGGATGCCGACGGTCGACAGCCCCAACGAAAAAATGACGCAAGATTTTCGATTGACCGTTGAAAATCGTTTTAAGACCCTTTCAAATGGCAAACTGGTCGAATCTCGCATCAATTCCGACAGTACCCGCACCGACCGCTGGGTACAGCGCTTGCCACACGCACCTTATCTGGCGGCTTTTGTGGTGGGAGATTTTGCGGTAGCACGCGATACTGTCCGCCCAGGGTTAGAACTGAGTTATTATGTAGAGCCTCAATACGCTCCTTATGCCAAAGCGATTTTTGGCCGAACGCGCGAAATGATTCAGTTCTTTGAAGAAAAATTTGGGGTGGAATTTCAGTGGGAAAAATATGCCCAAATCGCCGTTCGTGATTTTGTAGCGGGTGCCATGGAAAATACCTCCATGACCGTTCATGCAGAAAATGTACAGAACGATTCTCGTGCTCTGCTCGACGGCAACTCTGACGACGTGATTGCACACGAACTGATGCACCATTGGTTCGGCAATCTGGTCACCTGCGAATCGTGGGTGCATTTGCCACTCAATGAAGCCTACGCCAACTATTCAGAATACCTATGGAATGAACACAAAAAAGGCGCGGAAGAAGCCGATTTGTGGGGGCACGGCGAGTTGCAACAATACCTCGGCGAGTCGGAACAAAAGCAAGAACCGCTCATTCGGTACAACTATACTGATATGGAAGACATGTTTGACAATCACTCTTATGCCAAAGGCGGGCGAGTGTTGCACATGCTTCGCAAATACGTGGGCGACGAGGCTTTTTTTACCGCTTCTCGCAATTACCTCATCCGCCACGGATACGGAACCGCCGAAATCAACGACCTGCGCGAAGCCTTTGAAGACGTGACGGGGGAAGACCTAAACTGGTTTTTTAACCAGTGGTTTTTATCGCCGGGCCACGCCAACCTCAAGGTAGAGAAAACCTGGAATGATGGAAAAGTAACGCTGAAAGTAAGTCAATTGCAGGATTCGACCTATACCCCTATTTACCGCCTGCCACTCAAAGTAGATGTGTGGGTCAACGGCCAGAAAAATACCCACGAAATTGTGGTCAACCGGGCGCGTCAAACCTTTGAGTTTCCCGCCGCGCAACGCCCCGATTTAGTGGACTTTGACGTCGAAAAACAATTGTTGGGAGAAGTAGATTACGAAAAAACGAAGCCTGAATTGATTTTTCAGTACGGTCATTGCGACAAATATTTGGCGCGCTACGAAGCCATCACGCGCTTGGAAGGGCAGATGATTGACTCAACCGTGCGCCACGTGATGATGAGCGCCATGAACGATAAGTTCTGGAAGATTCGTCAATTGGCCATCTCTAATTTCTCCGAATACGACGGGCTACAATTCAACGAAGTAGAACGCATCATTCAAAGCAAAGCCCGCGTGGATGCCCACCCGCGCGTACGCATGGAGGCCGTGATTACACTTGGCTCGTTTGGCGATAATTCCAACGACCCACTCTTTCGCGAAGCACTCAACGACAGCTCATACCAAGTGGTTTCGGCGGCATTGGATGCGTACTTGATTGGCAAGCCTGATGATGCCGCCGACGTGGCACTTCGGTTCGAAAACGCTCCTAACAGCGAGATTGTGACCGCCGTGGCCAATTATTATGCTGGCTTGGCCAAACCCGACCAGTATGAGTGGTTCATGCAAAAAATGAGCAAGTTGAAATCGGCCGAGATTTATAATTTTTTACAGGTTTTCGGCAAATACCTCATTCGCTCCAATGCCGATGTGCAGCGCAAAGCCCTGCCCATGCTCGAAACCACGGCCCGCAATCACCCCGCCTATTTTGTGCGGTTCGGAGCCTATCAGGTGTTGGGATTATTGACCGACATCGAAGGGGTAAAAGCCATGCGCAAAGACATCCGCAACGCCGAGCGCGACCCGCAATTGAAGAATATGTACGGACAGGTAGGGGATTTTTGA